GAAGTACTCTTTGATAAGCTTCTAAACCTATTACTTCTTGAATAGTTTTGCCTAAAATGTCTTCTTTTTGACAATCAAACCAAATTTCATAGGTTTTATTCACAAAACGGTAGTGTTGGGAAGCATCAATATAAGAAATGCAACCCGGAACGGAATCAGTAATCAATTCTAATTGAGTTTTGCTTTCTCTGACTGCCTTGGTTTGTTCGGCAACTTGACGTTCTAATTCTCGTTGATAGTTAGCTAGCAATAGTTCACTTTGCACTCGTTGGGTAATATCTTGAAAAGCATTGATTGCATAAAGGACATTTCCATTTTTATCAAAAACTGGAATGGTGCTAACTTCGATCGGCACTCGTCGTTCGCCGATATCAATTTCCATATCATCTATGTAAACCGATTCCCCTTTCAATCCCCGAATGGCTGGGAGTTTTTCTGTTGGGTATAATTCATTAGTGCCTGCTATGTAAAGCTGGTAAGTTGCGGAAATTTCTTCTGCTATCGCTGATGTTACTCCCAGAGTTAAAATTTCTTTGCCTTGATTATTGATAAATATGACTTGTCCAGAAGGCGCATGAATACTCACTCCAACTGGAACGCTATCTAAAAAGGTTTCCAGGGTTTGCTGATTCTCTTGAAGTGCTTGGAAAGAAGCGTTAAGCTGAGTCATCATTTGATTAAAGCCATCTCTTAGGGCATCAACTTCTCGAATCCCAGTGAGAGAGAGTGGCGATACGGGTTTTCCGGCAGAAAATGCCTGGGTGCAAAGGTTCAGCGTTTGAATCGGTTGAGTAATTTTCCGTGCCGTCCACAACCCTAGTAAAATGGAAATTGTCAAAGCTAAACCGCACAGTAGGGCGGTGCGATAATTATTTGCCTGGATTTCGGCGGTAAAGTCTGATTCGGGAACGACAATGATGATTAACCAGTTGATTCCTGATCGATCGCTATATGGTATAACTTGGACAAATTGTTTTCCGGCGGGTTGTTCCAATTCAAACTTTTGAATATTCTGAATTTGGGTTAAGTTGCGGAAGCGTTTGGTTAATTGTGCAGTTGTTTCTCGGATGATAGAATTTTTGCTTTCTACAGCTTTAGTACGCTGCAATTTTCCGTTTGGTAATTTGAAGAGAGGGTAGTTGATAGAACTAGCAATGAGCAATCCCGATCGCTCTATCATAAAAATCTGTCCTGATTTACTGATTTTTAAGCTTGATAGAAATTGATTTAAATGATCGAGTGTAATATCAGTTGCTAGAACTCCCTGAAATTTGCCGGAACGGTTGTAAATGGGTAATCCAGCGGAAATTCCTAATACTTTTGTCCGGCTAATAAATTCATAGATGGGACTCCATGTTGCTTGGCGTGCTTGCTTGGGAGTTTTGTACCAAGGTCTGATTCTGGCATCATAATTCCAAGAAATTACCTGAGTTCGGATTTTATTACCTTGAGAATTAATATCAGAAATAGAATATTTGCCTTTGGTAAAGCGTTCAGTGCGATAAACAGTTGCTAAAGAGGGCGGATTTTTTTGCCCAGAACCGATCATTCCTCCACGTTCGTTGGCGATCGCTATTGTACTAACTGAAGGAAAGCGCAAAATTTGTCGCCCAAAAAATTTTTCTAAAGTTTCTGTATTTTCTGTTTGGAAATTAGGGAGGGTGCCTAAACTAATGGCATCGGCGTTGAGTTGGTTGATCAGATGGGGTACTTCTAAGGTTTTTTCTAAGTAAAGTGTGGTGCGATTTCCCACTTCTGCGATCAACTGATGGGCTAGACTTTCGATTACCCGCTGCCCGCTACGAAAGGATAAATAGCCTACAAGTGTGACTGCGCCTACGGTTTGCAGCACAAAGGGAACCACTAATACCCATCGCAACGGGATATTTAATTTTGGGTGCAAAAACTGCTGCGGGGGAGCGATCGGCATAAAGGTTAAATCAAGAAAGACAAATAATAGAAACCCTAATAATTCCGATTATTCCGCATACTTTTCTTTTGTTCAAGTTTAATCGCAGAGGGCAGAATGTAAAAGAAATGGTTTCATACAATGTAAGACAGTTCATCAAACTTCGAGCATACCCCTACAATAAAATTTTCCTTTCTTTATTATGTGTAACAATTAGGTTCAAACTAGTTCAGAATGAGTGTTTACTGTCATGACTTCTACAGTGTCTCAAGTTTATCCGGTCATTTGGCAAGAAGATCGTATTTTACTAATTGACCAAAATCGCTTACCTGCTGAGTATACTTTGGTAGAAATTAGTAATTCTGATGATATGGCATTGGCCATTAAAACGATGATTGTCAGAGGTGCGCCTGCGATCGGAGTTGCGGCTGCTTATGGAATGTATTTAGGGGCGCAAGAAATTAAAACGGAAAACCGTGAATTGTTTTTAACTCAATTGGAAAAAGTTGCCGAAAAATTACGCGCCACGCGACCAACAGCGGTAAATTTATTCTGGGCAATTCAAAGAATGTTGAATACGGCTCGGCGGACTTTAGGGCCTGTAGAATATCTGAAAGAAACCTTACTAGAAACGGCTAAAAATATTAATTTAGAAGATTTACAAACTTGTCGATCGATCGGCGATTATGGTTTAGAAGTTCTGCCCAAAACTCCCGAAAAATTAACAATTTTAACTCATTGTAATGCTGGCGCTTTAGCAACTGCTGGTTATGGTACAGCCTTGGGTGTAGTGCGTTCTGCTTGGCGAGAAGGACGTTTAGCAAGGGTTTTTGCGGATGAAACTCGCCCCCGTTTACAAGGTGCTAAATTAACTGCTTGGGAATGCGTGCAAGATCAAATTCCAATTACTTTAATTACTGATAATATGGCAGCCCATTGTATGAAACAAGGTTTAATTCATGCGGTGGTTGTTGGTGCGGATAGAATTGCTGCTAATGGGGATACTGCAAATAAGATTGGGACTTATAGTGTAGCAATTTGTGCCAAAGCACATAATATTCCGTTCTTTGTGGCTGC
The sequence above is drawn from the Phormidium ambiguum IAM M-71 genome and encodes:
- a CDS encoding PAS domain S-box protein; this translates as MPIAPPQQFLHPKLNIPLRWVLVVPFVLQTVGAVTLVGYLSFRSGQRVIESLAHQLIAEVGNRTTLYLEKTLEVPHLINQLNADAISLGTLPNFQTENTETLEKFFGRQILRFPSVSTIAIANERGGMIGSGQKNPPSLATVYRTERFTKGKYSISDINSQGNKIRTQVISWNYDARIRPWYKTPKQARQATWSPIYEFISRTKVLGISAGLPIYNRSGKFQGVLATDITLDHLNQFLSSLKISKSGQIFMIERSGLLIASSINYPLFKLPNGKLQRTKAVESKNSIIRETTAQLTKRFRNLTQIQNIQKFELEQPAGKQFVQVIPYSDRSGINWLIIIVVPESDFTAEIQANNYRTALLCGLALTISILLGLWTARKITQPIQTLNLCTQAFSAGKPVSPLSLTGIREVDALRDGFNQMMTQLNASFQALQENQQTLETFLDSVPVGVSIHAPSGQVIFINNQGKEILTLGVTSAIAEEISATYQLYIAGTNELYPTEKLPAIRGLKGESVYIDDMEIDIGERRVPIEVSTIPVFDKNGNVLYAINAFQDITQRVQSELLLANYQRELERQVAEQTKAVRESKTQLELITDSVPGCISYIDASQHYRFVNKTYEIWFDCQKEDILGKTIQEVIGLEAYQRVLPYITQVLAGKIVTYEAEVPYQDNHIRDISAILVPDTNEHQVVQGYYALITDISERKRTEAALRESEARFQQLAANVPGIIYTIVHAPDGSTRLEYISAAVEEILEIKPEQAIADFSLISNLWHPEDVAAYSLALQQNLTTFEPFSYEWRVITPSGKLKWLIAKRSVLEKRDNGDIVGHGIVQDISESKRAEAALRESEIRFRLAFDDAAIGMALVALDGQFLEVNQVLCAMVGYSETELLQKTCWGITHPEDFQPIEENVQKLLSGEQRSFQIKKRSIHKQGKVIWTIQSTSLIRDQNGVPLYCVSQIQDISDRQVAERIKDEFISIVSHELRTPMTSICGALGILQSGKFDNQSEKFQHFLQMAVNNSIRLVRLLNDILDLERLESGSVELLIEESETSELMKQAVEAVQTLASQAAISIKIVPISVNLLVSPGAIVQVITNLLSNAIKFSPSGSTIWLKADLVNYDSTESEADYSLSTSYVCFSVQDEGRGIPPEKLETIFERFQQVDASDSRQKGGTGLGLAICKTIVQKHRGEIWVESELGKGSIFYFTIPRSGKDL
- the mtnA gene encoding S-methyl-5-thioribose-1-phosphate isomerase; this encodes MTSTVSQVYPVIWQEDRILLIDQNRLPAEYTLVEISNSDDMALAIKTMIVRGAPAIGVAAAYGMYLGAQEIKTENRELFLTQLEKVAEKLRATRPTAVNLFWAIQRMLNTARRTLGPVEYLKETLLETAKNINLEDLQTCRSIGDYGLEVLPKTPEKLTILTHCNAGALATAGYGTALGVVRSAWREGRLARVFADETRPRLQGAKLTAWECVQDQIPITLITDNMAAHCMKQGLIHAVVVGADRIAANGDTANKIGTYSVAICAKAHNIPFFVAAPLSTIDFSLIDGNQIPIEERDPAEIYQIGKTLITPEGVDFYNPAFDVTPANLITAIITEYGAVAPSELKNFEEKQAV